The sequence below is a genomic window from Streptosporangiales bacterium.
GGCACTGGAGAAAGACGTCCGCGAATGGATCAAGATGTGGAACGAGGACCCGAAACCGTTCGTGTGGAAGAAGACCGCGGAGGAAATCCTCGACTCCCTCGCACGATATATCACACGAATTTCCGGCGGGCGACACTAGCGACACGCTAGCGATCCGCTATCGACCGCCGTTCTCCTGGGTCCTGACGAACATCGGACCGAGGGGGACGAGTGACGAAGATCGGCGTCAACCGTGAGGCGCTGCTCCAGCAGGGTGGCTCCTGCGCGCAGACCGGAG
It includes:
- a CDS encoding IS630 family transposase, whose amino-acid sequence is ALEKDVREWIKMWNEDPKPFVWKKTAEEILDSLARYITRISGGRH